From a region of the Paenibacillus sp. FSL R10-2734 genome:
- a CDS encoding sugar-binding protein — MPNRKWTFTIVFIIFMFAWLLLQFTSSLLKIHNLAEPLQAHSSSDKNPVHIVLISQELENYSWRAIEQGARKAATTYGMELEYIGPDRINPDEQIRLLDKAISAKADAILIQGINDPEYRRLISKATAKGIPVIAVDTDEPGSERLAYVGTDNLGAGKQMGELVAKASGQRGDIGVLISDEHAENQRLRLKGFRSVISRYPGLQIIEVASSNISMLQAAQEAQSMLTRYPQMKYMVGFSSSDGLGILEAAQRSRPEGLHIFAFDDKTETVEAVRSGKIELTIVQEPVEMGFKAVELLHGHLQGTAPPTVTFTETSVLTAGPSDLEAGVKRQ; from the coding sequence ATGCCAAACCGTAAATGGACTTTTACTATTGTCTTTATCATCTTTATGTTCGCGTGGCTGTTGCTGCAATTTACCAGCTCACTACTTAAGATCCATAATCTTGCCGAACCGTTGCAAGCGCATTCGTCATCCGATAAGAATCCGGTTCACATCGTATTGATTTCACAAGAACTCGAGAATTATTCTTGGCGAGCGATTGAGCAAGGGGCACGCAAGGCTGCAACCACTTATGGCATGGAGCTTGAGTATATCGGGCCAGATCGCATTAATCCTGACGAGCAAATCAGATTGCTTGATAAAGCAATCTCTGCCAAAGCCGATGCCATCCTGATTCAAGGGATTAATGATCCAGAATATCGCCGATTAATCAGTAAGGCGACTGCCAAGGGCATCCCCGTTATTGCTGTCGATACGGATGAACCCGGATCAGAACGACTAGCCTATGTTGGTACAGACAATCTGGGAGCTGGCAAACAAATGGGCGAATTAGTAGCAAAAGCCTCCGGGCAGCGTGGCGATATCGGAGTTCTGATCAGCGATGAACATGCCGAAAATCAAAGACTGCGGCTCAAGGGTTTCCGGTCGGTAATTAGCCGATACCCAGGGCTGCAGATTATTGAAGTAGCTTCCTCCAACATTTCCATGCTCCAGGCGGCTCAAGAGGCGCAAAGCATGCTAACCAGGTATCCGCAGATGAAATATATGGTCGGGTTCAGTTCGTCAGACGGCCTCGGTATACTGGAAGCGGCACAAAGGAGTCGACCGGAGGGGCTACATATATTTGCCTTTGACGACAAGACCGAAACGGTTGAAGCCGTCCGGTCAGGTAAAATAGAATTAACGATTGTCCAGGAACCTGTGGAGATGGGCTTTAAAGCGGTCGAACTGCTGCACGGGCACTTACAGGGGACAGCACCTCCGACTGTAACCTTTACAGAGACCTCCGTGCTAACTGCCGGTCCCTCAGATCTTGAAGCGGGGGTGAAACGGCAATGA
- a CDS encoding ABC transporter substrate-binding protein translates to MNKQWFKVIAGVLGLSMVLVACGGAKEEKKTAGEGQQKEELPMVELVWNFPLSAIPQDLDTVQEAVNKITKGKINATVKLKAHTFADYNQKMNTVVASGESYDIAWTANWNWDYLQNQSKGAFLELDDLLNSNAPGLLKSMPEFVWDAAKIQGKVYGVPNYQTVTKREGFIIQKRFADKYSLDVSSIKKLEDIEPFLKQIKEGESAEIVPFLNDKYGRFNIMPQSLGMEAITANNIIGVDLKNPETPINLYETEQYKHYLDTMRNWYTKGYINENAATLKNKNDIIQTGNAAVQFHNVLKPGGEVEAKAANGGNDVIYVPLTEPYASTGTVITTMQAINKNSKNPERAMMFINLLNTDKELYNTISFGVEGKHYTKVSDNVIQVNKDGGYAPNAGWVFGNTFNGYLVEGVDPAVLEETKKANESATKSPLMGFKFDSTPVMAEIANLATVIDQYLPALETGTWDPNEKLKEFQDKLKQAGTDKVMDELAKQIKAWKQTK, encoded by the coding sequence ATGAATAAACAATGGTTCAAAGTAATTGCAGGTGTGCTCGGTCTGTCAATGGTTTTGGTGGCATGCGGCGGTGCCAAGGAAGAGAAAAAGACAGCTGGGGAAGGACAACAGAAAGAAGAGCTTCCGATGGTGGAGCTCGTTTGGAATTTTCCGCTGAGTGCCATTCCGCAAGATCTGGATACCGTACAGGAAGCCGTAAACAAAATTACCAAGGGAAAAATCAACGCAACCGTAAAACTGAAAGCGCATACCTTTGCTGACTACAATCAAAAAATGAATACGGTCGTCGCATCTGGTGAGAGTTACGACATTGCATGGACGGCGAATTGGAACTGGGATTATTTGCAAAATCAATCGAAAGGCGCATTCCTTGAACTCGATGATTTGCTGAATAGCAACGCGCCAGGTTTATTGAAATCGATGCCTGAATTCGTGTGGGATGCAGCCAAAATTCAAGGTAAAGTTTATGGCGTTCCTAACTATCAGACGGTAACAAAAAGAGAAGGCTTCATCATTCAAAAGCGTTTCGCGGACAAATATAGTTTAGATGTGAGCTCCATCAAGAAGCTTGAAGACATCGAGCCGTTCCTGAAACAAATTAAAGAAGGTGAATCAGCGGAGATTGTACCATTTCTGAATGACAAGTATGGAAGATTCAATATCATGCCCCAATCTCTAGGTATGGAAGCGATTACGGCAAATAACATAATCGGCGTAGATCTGAAGAATCCCGAAACTCCGATTAATCTGTATGAGACCGAGCAGTATAAGCATTATTTGGATACGATGAGAAATTGGTATACAAAGGGCTACATCAATGAAAATGCGGCTACTTTGAAGAATAAAAACGATATTATCCAAACAGGCAATGCTGCAGTACAGTTTCATAATGTTCTTAAACCGGGCGGAGAAGTCGAAGCCAAAGCTGCTAATGGTGGAAATGATGTTATCTATGTTCCATTGACAGAGCCTTATGCATCTACAGGTACAGTTATTACTACCATGCAAGCCATCAATAAGAACTCTAAAAATCCTGAGCGTGCGATGATGTTTATAAACCTGTTGAACACAGATAAAGAACTTTATAACACCATCAGCTTTGGTGTGGAAGGAAAACATTACACCAAAGTGTCCGACAACGTGATTCAAGTAAACAAAGATGGGGGTTACGCGCCAAATGCAGGATGGGTATTCGGTAATACATTTAATGGCTACTTAGTTGAAGGCGTCGATCCTGCTGTCTTAGAGGAGACCAAAAAGGCGAATGAATCCGCGACGAAATCTCCATTAATGGGCTTTAAGTTTGACAGTACACCTGTTATGGCTGAAATCGCAAACCTGGCTACAGTAATCGATCAGTATCTACCTGCTTTGGAAACCGGTACATGGGATCCGAACGAAAAGCTGAAAGAATTCCAAGATAAACTGAAGCAAGCTGGTACCGATAAGGTTATGGATGAACTGGCGAAGCAGATTAAGGCCTGGAAGCAAACAAAGTAA
- a CDS encoding DUF1259 domain-containing protein, whose translation MAEKVKVSPQFKRLCMQFGKILGGESEVDEGPVCFVMRMTNLRETILGRRTRSPLVQMQMFSFESLDKSGRALCLGETAVHQNQVNRLMSNLRKRGIKVTALHNHWLKENPRLMYMHWEAIDNPLTFARKTKDSIAFLG comes from the coding sequence ATGGCAGAAAAAGTGAAGGTTAGCCCGCAATTCAAAAGACTTTGTATGCAATTCGGAAAAATTCTAGGTGGTGAATCGGAAGTTGATGAAGGTCCGGTTTGTTTTGTCATGCGCATGACGAACTTAAGGGAGACGATCCTGGGAAGAAGAACGCGTTCGCCTTTGGTGCAAATGCAAATGTTTTCGTTTGAATCTCTTGATAAGTCAGGCCGCGCGCTTTGTTTGGGCGAGACTGCCGTACATCAAAATCAAGTGAATCGATTGATGTCGAATCTCCGTAAACGTGGGATTAAAGTGACTGCGCTTCATAATCACTGGTTAAAAGAAAACCCTCGTTTAATGTATATGCACTGGGAAGCCATTGACAATCCTCTTACGTTTGCTAGAAAAACCAAAGACTCCATTGCGTTCTTGGGTTAG
- a CDS encoding amidohydrolase family protein, translating to MIIDAHQHYWILDRGDYGWLTPAAGPILFQDYMPDLLKDELHHNGVQGTIVVQAAPTMEETSFLLDLCDKEDTLIGVVGWLDINASNFEQHYLRFRSHPRFVGIRPNFPDLADGEWRDHKQLIHNLSILAEDDCAVELLVRPPALAGMANLLEHVPKLSAVVDHLGKPDLSGKDYQLWADGMRSIAKFQRTSCKVSGLMTEGGFGDRKPAQVIQPFIQHVIQVFGSSRLMFGSDWPICLQAGNYKEMKSMIEEALSIYLSADEIRHIFGCNAARIYDLQ from the coding sequence ATGATAATAGACGCTCATCAGCACTACTGGATACTGGATCGGGGGGATTATGGTTGGTTAACTCCAGCCGCGGGTCCCATACTATTTCAAGACTATATGCCGGACCTGTTAAAAGATGAATTGCATCATAACGGTGTTCAGGGGACGATTGTAGTACAAGCGGCGCCGACGATGGAGGAGACTTCATTTCTCCTTGATTTGTGTGACAAAGAGGACACCTTGATTGGCGTAGTGGGATGGCTTGATATCAACGCTTCAAATTTTGAACAGCATTATCTTCGTTTTCGAAGCCATCCGCGTTTTGTGGGGATTCGTCCAAATTTCCCGGATTTAGCAGATGGAGAGTGGAGAGATCACAAGCAGCTCATACATAATTTATCAATACTTGCTGAGGATGATTGTGCTGTTGAATTGTTAGTTCGTCCACCTGCCTTGGCAGGGATGGCAAACCTATTGGAGCATGTGCCTAAACTATCAGCTGTTGTCGACCATCTGGGTAAGCCGGATTTGTCCGGGAAGGATTATCAACTATGGGCGGACGGAATGCGCTCCATTGCGAAATTTCAACGTACCTCTTGCAAAGTGTCTGGATTGATGACGGAGGGGGGATTTGGAGATAGGAAGCCTGCCCAAGTGATACAGCCTTTTATTCAGCATGTTATTCAGGTGTTCGGTTCTTCCAGATTGATGTTTGGCAGCGACTGGCCGATTTGTTTGCAGGCTGGCAATTATAAGGAAATGAAGTCCATGATCGAGGAGGCGTTATCCATTTACTTGTCTGCTGACGAAATCCGTCATATTTTTGGCTGTAATGCAGCTAGGATATATGATTTACAATAG
- a CDS encoding chloride channel protein has product MKLLGAGTFILYSIVTGGIVGLFVWSFLAILSVTTRFLWVDLPNVMDIGYWTLIVCVVGGILIGLSQKYLGNYPRLTDEVVAEFKQTKRIDYRSVFKGAIIAICVLSFGASLGPEAALVGIVGGLSTWAGDVLKSLVKKKSVLNEHGDIIIEYSIETTMGMVFRAPLFGVSTFFEDKKESRYIKIIKLVVYSLTTAAGFSVFILLSKIDNRHFSIADFGTPALGGYEILAIIPLILLGVLLARLYEFFSHSVQKVLKPLENYKVIRAVIGGIVLGLVGTILPITLFSGEHELTEIAAKWTDMSAYLLLAIGILKLFLTEFCLASGWRGGHIFPIIFAGVSIGYGIASIFLIDPVTSIAIVTTSLTSAVLGKPLAVLLLLIMIFQVKLFIPMLIAAYLPMYLLKLKRG; this is encoded by the coding sequence ATGAAGTTATTAGGAGCAGGCACTTTTATACTTTATAGCATCGTTACAGGAGGGATTGTTGGGCTTTTCGTATGGAGCTTTCTCGCTATTCTTTCTGTAACGACTCGCTTTTTATGGGTTGATTTGCCGAATGTAATGGATATTGGATATTGGACACTAATCGTGTGTGTAGTTGGCGGTATTTTAATAGGTTTATCTCAAAAGTACCTTGGTAATTATCCGCGATTAACAGATGAAGTAGTGGCAGAATTCAAGCAAACAAAACGAATTGATTACAGATCAGTATTTAAGGGCGCCATAATTGCAATTTGTGTACTTTCTTTTGGAGCCAGTCTTGGTCCAGAGGCGGCTTTAGTCGGGATTGTAGGAGGCCTTTCTACGTGGGCAGGAGATGTTTTGAAATCATTAGTTAAGAAGAAATCTGTATTAAATGAACATGGAGATATCATCATCGAATATAGTATTGAGACAACAATGGGTATGGTTTTTAGGGCGCCGCTATTTGGTGTTAGTACATTCTTTGAAGATAAAAAAGAATCAAGGTATATTAAGATAATAAAGCTAGTTGTATATTCATTAACTACTGCCGCAGGTTTTTCTGTGTTTATACTATTATCCAAAATAGATAACAGACATTTTTCTATAGCGGATTTTGGTACACCAGCATTAGGCGGATATGAAATATTAGCTATAATTCCGTTGATCCTTTTAGGAGTATTGCTTGCAAGATTATATGAATTTTTTAGTCATAGTGTTCAAAAAGTACTCAAACCACTTGAAAATTATAAAGTTATTAGAGCAGTGATTGGTGGGATAGTACTTGGGTTAGTCGGTACGATTCTCCCTATTACTTTATTTTCGGGGGAGCATGAGTTAACCGAGATCGCTGCTAAGTGGACCGATATGTCAGCTTATTTATTATTGGCAATAGGTATTTTAAAGCTATTTTTAACTGAATTTTGTTTAGCTTCTGGTTGGCGTGGAGGACATATCTTTCCTATTATTTTTGCAGGGGTAAGTATAGGCTATGGAATTGCGTCGATATTTTTGATAGATCCGGTAACATCTATTGCCATAGTCACTACATCTCTCACCAGTGCAGTACTCGGGAAGCCGCTGGCAGTTTTGTTGCTTTTAATCATGATCTTCCAAGTAAAGCTGTTTATACCTATGTTAATTGCAGCATATTTGCCAATGTATTTATTAAAGCTGAAACGGGGATAA
- a CDS encoding AraC family transcriptional regulator codes for MYKSKKYLFQLLLSISVVTVIFLTVSSSLLYYTSENKMLNMQQHADLKVLSQIKYNVDNLNETVKNITVSTYMDPDVVYLLNTSVMDKGELAQKLNRLEKTVSGSMFLQNITIYNANTKCYYSTKSSINCLDDGMNGLISSYIKSQKEIPKLEFIPISGENVKSPVFSMFIYEKLTESKLIVTLKPSWLFDNISNMNHVNSEQQGTIFITDKSGTPLLETNMSTPIPLEEYREVIRNRAEAGVDQDYLVHESGSNKFILSFMSSSQSNWIIASLQPYDVVLGELHEMQRNSLIIISIILILSIVVSFFIAFRLYRPIENMLEQIIGKRFSGTEKRSDLDELKLITSEYQDAMQKLVKLEKEEYSQRDTLKTFALRRLISDTSLLTPQEIKETQWDIDLHHKLRLCVLLIDDLEAFERQSSDSDKRLYKFAIANITKEILARDLHCEVVPMQNDHFVLLLGEDREGSNMHLDDLIGVLQELQQTIKAYYRISFSITIGNEMEDYSQLSRQYGQVLENASYRIIYGESCIITSEHVKRNMENNGPFQFPAEVEKKISESIKSGHSNIFREQLEILFHQLESLHYNNIMYSIFNLFTILNQAVGDINNRSVRQVNLDFKYQYQQLLKQESLEAMFNIFLNIFHEIQDQRSQDFKMQSNQILIDTVKEMIEEQYDDANLSLQSIASAMKLSSAHISKQFRQHESMSISEYINEVRLCNALTLLENKDYSISRIMDMVGYSNESYFFKLFKKKFGTTPKEYRFKKVIKD; via the coding sequence ATGTATAAGTCAAAAAAATATCTGTTCCAGCTACTTCTCTCCATTTCTGTCGTTACGGTTATTTTTCTGACGGTGAGTTCTTCACTACTGTATTACACTTCTGAGAATAAGATGCTCAACATGCAGCAGCACGCAGATTTGAAAGTGCTTTCACAAATTAAGTATAATGTCGATAATTTAAATGAAACGGTCAAAAATATTACGGTTTCCACTTATATGGATCCGGATGTCGTTTATTTATTGAATACGTCGGTCATGGATAAAGGAGAGCTCGCACAGAAGCTGAACAGATTAGAAAAAACAGTTTCTGGATCCATGTTCCTACAAAACATTACGATTTATAATGCGAATACCAAGTGTTACTACTCGACCAAAAGTAGCATAAATTGCTTGGACGATGGCATGAACGGTTTGATATCCAGCTATATAAAGTCTCAAAAAGAAATACCCAAGCTAGAGTTTATTCCCATATCGGGCGAAAATGTTAAGTCGCCGGTTTTCTCGATGTTTATCTATGAGAAACTAACAGAAAGCAAGCTGATTGTGACCTTAAAGCCGTCTTGGCTTTTCGATAATATCAGTAATATGAATCATGTGAACAGTGAACAACAAGGAACTATTTTTATTACGGACAAGTCGGGCACGCCACTTCTAGAGACTAACATGAGCACTCCGATTCCTTTAGAGGAATACCGTGAGGTGATTCGTAATCGAGCTGAGGCCGGGGTTGATCAGGATTATCTCGTCCATGAGAGCGGCAGCAACAAGTTTATACTTAGCTTTATGTCATCGAGTCAGAGTAATTGGATCATTGCGAGCTTACAGCCTTATGATGTTGTTCTCGGTGAGCTCCATGAGATGCAAAGGAATTCTTTGATTATTATAAGTATAATTCTCATTCTATCTATAGTAGTCTCCTTTTTTATAGCCTTTCGCCTCTATCGACCTATTGAAAATATGCTGGAGCAGATAATTGGGAAACGATTCAGCGGGACAGAAAAACGTTCGGATCTCGATGAGCTCAAGCTTATTACAAGCGAATATCAAGACGCGATGCAAAAATTAGTTAAGTTGGAAAAGGAAGAATATTCACAGAGGGATACGCTAAAAACCTTCGCACTCCGAAGACTGATCTCCGATACAAGCCTGTTAACACCGCAGGAGATCAAGGAGACCCAGTGGGATATCGATCTCCATCACAAGCTGCGTCTTTGCGTGCTTTTAATCGATGATCTGGAGGCATTTGAAAGACAATCAAGCGATTCTGATAAGCGTCTCTATAAATTTGCAATTGCCAATATTACTAAGGAAATTTTAGCGAGAGATTTGCACTGTGAAGTCGTGCCTATGCAGAACGATCATTTCGTCCTGCTGCTAGGGGAAGACCGTGAAGGCTCCAATATGCACTTGGATGACCTGATTGGAGTCTTACAAGAGCTTCAGCAAACCATTAAAGCATATTACCGAATTTCTTTCTCCATTACGATCGGGAATGAGATGGAGGATTACAGCCAGCTTTCACGTCAATATGGACAGGTTTTGGAAAATGCATCCTACCGCATCATTTATGGGGAATCTTGTATTATTACATCCGAGCATGTTAAACGTAATATGGAAAATAACGGGCCATTTCAATTCCCGGCAGAGGTGGAGAAGAAAATTTCGGAATCCATCAAGTCCGGACATAGCAATATATTCCGTGAACAACTCGAAATTTTGTTTCACCAATTGGAAAGCTTGCATTATAACAACATCATGTATTCCATTTTTAATCTGTTCACCATTCTTAATCAAGCGGTGGGAGATATCAACAATCGATCCGTTAGACAAGTGAATTTGGACTTCAAATATCAATACCAGCAGCTGCTCAAACAGGAATCGCTGGAGGCCATGTTCAACATTTTCTTGAATATATTTCATGAAATTCAAGATCAACGCTCACAGGACTTCAAAATGCAGTCCAATCAGATTTTGATTGATACGGTAAAAGAAATGATTGAGGAGCAATATGATGATGCCAATCTAAGTCTGCAGAGTATAGCGAGCGCGATGAAATTATCATCAGCCCATATCAGCAAGCAGTTCAGGCAACATGAATCGATGTCGATCAGCGAATATATTAATGAGGTTCGTCTGTGCAATGCGCTAACGCTTCTTGAAAACAAAGATTACAGTATTTCACGCATTATGGACATGGTGGGTTACAGTAACGAAAGCTATTTCTTCAAGCTCTTCAAGAAAAAGTTTGGCACAACGCCCAAAGAATATCGTTTTAAAAAAGTCATTAAGGACTAG
- a CDS encoding carbohydrate ABC transporter permease, with the protein MPTSQVAINKKTANRFIESKQSRWSSRIINLFFCLLSILFIIPLLLVISISFTDEKTLLQSGYQLIPEKFSLAAYSLIFDSPGVLLNAYGITILVTVIGTVIGLFLTSLTAYTISRKDYRYRKIMTFFVFFTTLFSGGLVPFYIMVTQYLHLKDTIGALIVPYLLSPFFILVMKGFMDKIPLEVIESAKMDGASEWRIFFTMVIPLSLPAMVTIGLFISFQYWNDWWLGLLFIDNQNLIPLQLMLYRVMSTIEYLSNNLSSVNVSIDMTQFPSLSTRMAMAVLAAGPMMLVFPFFQKYFISGLTVGSVKG; encoded by the coding sequence ATGCCGACTTCACAAGTCGCGATCAATAAGAAAACTGCAAATCGTTTTATCGAAAGCAAACAATCCAGATGGAGCTCCCGGATCATTAATCTATTCTTCTGTTTGCTATCTATCCTGTTTATTATCCCTTTGCTGCTGGTTATATCCATTTCATTTACGGATGAAAAGACACTATTGCAAAGCGGATACCAATTAATTCCGGAAAAGTTCAGTCTTGCCGCGTATTCCTTGATTTTTGATTCGCCAGGCGTTTTGCTTAATGCTTATGGCATTACGATTCTAGTGACGGTGATCGGGACGGTTATAGGCTTGTTTCTTACAAGTTTGACCGCCTACACGATTTCAAGGAAAGATTATCGGTACCGAAAAATAATGACTTTTTTTGTATTCTTTACAACATTATTTAGCGGCGGACTCGTTCCGTTCTATATTATGGTCACTCAGTACTTGCATCTGAAAGACACAATAGGGGCATTGATTGTTCCTTACCTGCTTAGTCCATTTTTCATTCTTGTGATGAAAGGCTTTATGGATAAAATACCCCTGGAGGTCATTGAATCTGCAAAGATGGATGGAGCAAGCGAATGGCGTATTTTCTTTACCATGGTGATTCCGCTTTCCCTGCCTGCGATGGTAACCATCGGACTATTTATTTCTTTCCAGTATTGGAACGACTGGTGGCTGGGCTTGCTGTTCATCGACAACCAAAATTTAATTCCGCTTCAATTGATGCTGTATCGTGTGATGAGTACCATTGAATATTTATCAAACAACTTATCATCCGTTAACGTAAGTATCGACATGACACAATTCCCGAGCTTGTCCACAAGAATGGCCATGGCGGTGCTTGCAGCAGGACCAATGATGCTTGTTTTCCCATTTTTCCAAAAATATTTCATTAGCGGCTTAACGGTAGGCTCTGTCAAAGGCTAA
- a CDS encoding DUF1259 domain-containing protein: MVEQVKASPRFRRLCNQFSTILGGTEHEITKGPVCFVTRNRKVNASILGRATTSPLVRYQLFSFESLDSSGRALCLGETALFQNQVNRLLSNLRRNGIKVTAVHNHWLFENPRLMYIHWESIDNPVAFARKVKRSIAFLG; the protein is encoded by the coding sequence ATGGTCGAACAAGTGAAAGCAAGTCCCCGTTTTAGAAGACTATGTAACCAATTTTCAACCATTTTAGGTGGAACCGAGCATGAAATTACAAAGGGGCCGGTTTGTTTTGTCACCAGAAACAGGAAAGTAAACGCCTCAATTTTAGGAAGAGCTACCACATCTCCATTGGTTCGTTATCAACTGTTCTCGTTTGAATCACTGGACAGTTCAGGCCGTGCACTGTGTTTAGGAGAAACGGCCCTTTTTCAGAACCAAGTCAATCGATTGCTGTCAAACCTTCGTAGGAACGGGATCAAAGTAACAGCAGTCCATAATCACTGGCTGTTTGAGAATCCACGTCTTATGTATATTCACTGGGAGTCGATCGATAATCCCGTTGCATTTGCACGAAAAGTAAAACGTTCGATTGCCTTCTTAGGTTAA
- a CDS encoding ABC transporter permease subunit, whose product MIKREWRHFKRNRDLFVMSLPAIVYKMLLSYLPMLGLVIAFKQYRYDLGVFGSEWVGLKNFEFFFRSDTAFIVTRNTILYNLSFIVLTMVIALTLAILLNEVSRKWIKLHQTVLFLPYFLSWVVVGYVVLAFLDHKSGFINVTLGMFGEGAIKWYEQAKYWPVIIVITQLWKAVGFSTLIYYAGLLGIDSSYYEAAKIDGANKWQMVRKITIPLLTPLIVILFIVDVGKIFRADFGLFYFIPNDSSFLYGTTDVIDTYVYRSLRVVGDIGMSTAIGFYQSVVGFVLVLLANWIVKKINEDNALW is encoded by the coding sequence ATGATAAAAAGGGAGTGGAGGCACTTCAAGCGTAACCGGGATTTGTTTGTCATGTCATTACCGGCGATCGTGTATAAAATGTTACTTAGTTATCTACCTATGCTTGGATTGGTCATTGCATTTAAGCAATATCGATACGATCTTGGCGTATTCGGAAGCGAGTGGGTGGGTTTAAAAAACTTTGAGTTTTTCTTCCGTTCGGATACAGCGTTCATTGTTACGAGGAACACAATTCTTTACAATCTTTCTTTTATTGTGCTCACAATGGTAATAGCGCTTACATTGGCGATCTTGTTGAATGAAGTCTCAAGAAAGTGGATCAAGTTGCATCAAACGGTATTATTTTTACCTTACTTCCTATCATGGGTAGTGGTCGGATATGTAGTACTGGCATTCCTAGATCATAAAAGCGGATTTATAAACGTTACGTTAGGAATGTTCGGTGAAGGGGCGATCAAATGGTATGAACAGGCGAAGTATTGGCCCGTAATCATCGTGATTACTCAGCTTTGGAAAGCGGTAGGATTCTCAACACTGATTTACTATGCAGGGCTTCTAGGAATTGACTCCAGTTATTATGAAGCCGCTAAAATTGATGGTGCAAACAAATGGCAGATGGTTCGAAAGATTACGATTCCATTACTGACACCGTTGATCGTGATCTTGTTCATTGTGGATGTGGGGAAAATATTTCGAGCCGACTTTGGATTATTCTACTTTATTCCGAACGATTCAAGTTTTCTCTACGGCACGACAGATGTTATCGATACTTATGTATACCGCTCACTTCGGGTTGTCGGGGATATTGGAATGTCTACTGCGATAGGATTTTACCAGTCCGTCGTCGGATTTGTTCTGGTCCTGTTAGCGAACTGGATTGTTAAAAAAATAAACGAAGATAACGCACTTTGGTAA